From the genome of Anopheles funestus chromosome 2RL, idAnoFuneDA-416_04, whole genome shotgun sequence:
GCACAATGAGATGAAGAAAAAGTCCCGCTGGATGCCACCGATCTCGGAGATCTGGGGAATGCTGTTCGGTGGAGCAGGCGCTTCAAAGGGTCCACTGATATTATTCCTCGTGTCTGTGTTACTGTGGGGCTATCCAATGTACATGATACGGGTAAGAACTTGCATTACGATCCttgaaaaattcatcttaaCAAAGGCCTCATCGTTACAGTGTATTCCGATCACGTGGAACATCTTGAGACGATCGCACTACTGCTTCATCTACTGGAATGCGGTCATGTGGATTAGCTGGATAATAGCCAACCGTCGGGATCCCGGCTATATCCCACTGAACTCCGACACCTACTATCGAGCGATCAAGCAGATCCCGTACTTTGATAAGTGGAAGAAACGGAATGTAATTCTATCGCGCCTATGCCACAGCTGCAGATGTTTGCGACCATTGAGAGCCAAGCATTGCCGTATATGCAACCGTTGCGTATCCTACTTTGACCATCACTGTCCATTCATCTACAACTGCGTCGGTTTGCGCAATCGGATGTGGTTTCTACTATTTGTACTGAGTATCGCCATCAACTGTTCGTTCACTATCTACTTCGCGTGCTACTGTGTCATGATCGAGGGCTTCAGTTTGCTGTACGTGCTTGGTCTATTGGAAGCATTCGTATTCTGTGGACTTGGTTGGATTCTAACGTGCACATCGGTAAGTATGATCTCTATTGTAAGGGTCACATGTCAgagataatattaaaaattgatgaatgttttttaGATCCTCCATGCCTGTATGAACCTTACAACGAACGAAATGTTCAACTACAAACGTTACCCTTACCTGCGGGATAAGCGTGGCCGCTATCAAAACCCATTCTCCCGCGGACCCGTACTGAATCTGTTCGAATTCTTTGTCTGTCTGCCGGACCGTCAGGATGAGCAGGATTACATACTGGACGAGAACCTTTGAAAATTGCCCTCCGGCTCCGGCGAACGTCGGAAACGCATCACCAGCAGTGGTagcaatagcagcagcagctagcTCGAACCGTGCAACTAAAGTGCGTCGGTCTATGTCGGACACACTTTGCTAAGCTGCATCTCTCTTTTCTATCCGATCTTCGCCATTCGCATAATGCGTGCATTTGCAAATCACTGGGATTCCGTTGCGTTGCGAGAGCTTAaggaaaacacatttaatgGCAGCAGGACACTCGCATGTTCAATTGTGAACTTGCGATCAAGACTAGGAGGTTTACGTTTGAAGGAAAGGTTTTTCATTCTTACACGGTTTGTTAAGGATTTTGCCATTTGTTATTGAGCTAGGCCCGTCGTTAGGCGTatggaatgttttattaatgaaatacgtgattttgttttaatgttaacAGTACGTAATAGCTAATATCGAAATCGTAATAGCTTATCGAAACAAACAGTGCGAACGAAAGATAGGCAAACCCAAAGGAAACAAGTTCGTTCTTTTAACGTACATTCCATCTACATCCGTAGCACAAATCGATGTCGAAGTCTTAtatgaaacattaattttgCCCCGGAATTTATAACATAGCTTTACCGCCGAGAATTTGCAGTGTGACAACGACTGCTTTAAAACACTGTTCTTCTctagaatgaaataaatgcttgtacacaaaatgataaaaacaaaagattttgGTAAACGATTGAAACGATTCATGAAAGAAAGAGTGGAAAACGACCATTTTGAACTGCACGGTGTATCGTTCCTTTTGCCATCACTGTAAATTGTCAACACTGCTTTGACAGTTGGAccgaaacgtaaacaaaacgcATGTGTTGATATCGGCCATGCAGTAATCGTTTCTGTttagtttcatttaaattctGCAATATCGAagtgtaattttattaaataaaatgtctaaATCGCTTGTGAAGAAAGCATTTGCTCTGGCAGAGCAGGAACTTGTTTctaaaaagcacaaaacagaTGGTAAATGCACTCACGATTCTGTTCAAATCAGTACCAATCGTAATACAATCACTCTCCTTACAGAAAAAGCtacaaaacgaaaagcaaGTGCCCTGGAACTGATACCACGACACCAGAAGCTGGTACAGTTAGTAGGCAAGAGAGGAAAAAGGGTAGAGAAAGATATGATACACCGGCGGGAAAAGCTCACCGTTACGGACGTACGTCAACAGCTTGCCAATCGCCGCGATCCTACAGAGGATAACGTTAAAAAACTGCTAATGCTTACCACGTCCAAACTAGACGATGTATCTCGCGAAACGGTAAGATTGGTAAAGTGAACTTTCACAAAGACACAACATTATATGACCATTTCCTTTCGGTAGATCTTAAAACGTGCGCGCACTGGCCATTACGTATCGCGGGTAAAAGTGCCGAAAAGTAACAGACACAGAGAGGGAGACACAATGGCTGAGGAAGATACAGACAACCAAGATGCCGCTGGAGGGAGCGTATTTACTGAGGAAGATTTCGCTAACTTTGCGAGGGAGTTGGAAAAAAGCTCattattgcattaaaataaaacgtgtGTTGGTAatgatattaaattaaatccgGTACTTCGTCCTCTTCGTTTATTGGGGACGGTTTAGTATTGCTGGTGCTGTTGCAAATGTTCCTAATATTAACCGTTCCAGTTAAATCAGTGTCGTTACGGGATCGGGAGACCGTCTTTACTCCAGGAGCAGAAACCGTTTGTTTTCCCGTTGTAGGTTTAATTATCCGTTCGGGATGAAGTTTTGGCATTGTTACTAACATGTGACCGGTAGTTTGCGACCGCTGACAGGTGGATCGATCTGTCTGGATGTCGTGCTTAAGGGCAAGTTGAAACACCTTACCTTTCACCGTCACACGCACGTAGTTAGGCTGTGCGTCTACATCCACCAGGGAAGTGTCGAGATATTTGTACAGATGCAAATCCAGCTCGAATCGATCCGGTTCGTCGCGAAATTCAAAGCTAAGCCGTGGTTCATTCAAACTATACGGACGACCACATTCAGCGAAGAGTCTTCGCTTCCGTTTCTGCTCATCCGGCTGATCGACATCCCTGGCAGCGTGTTGTTTACCTCGGCGAGAGAACTTTGCCATCTGGATACGAGTTTCTGGACAGTGTTCGCTTTTCTGTTGCCAAAATTCGTTTGTCTTTCGCTCATCGTCGTCTGGCAAATCGCGCACACTCTCTTCCTGTTCTGCAATTGTCTGTTGCACTCGAACCCGCTGCTCATCGCGTTCAATTTTATATAACGCTTCGTGCTGTACAATTTGTTCACGCAGCGAAGAGAAGTTTCTTCCGGCACGTAAACGATCACTGCGTGTAATTTCTTGTCCATCCAGTTGCTCCAGCTGAGGCAACGCCGTTATGACATACTCTCGATACCCCGGAAAATCCGTGCAAGGATTTCCGGTGAGGAAAAGCTCCCGCAAACAGTAGTTACCCTGAAGACTTTCAACACTTGTCAGCTCGCCGATAAAGTTGAGTGTTAGATCGAGCTTCCGTAGTGCCTCGAGTGCTTCCAGGTTTTCGATACGTTCGATATTGTTGATGGCCACATTTAGATATTCGAgtttttttaatcgatttaAGTTCTCCAATTTTGGGATAAGATTTGATTGCAAAAGAAGTATCTTAAGATCGCGACACCAATGGCCAATGTGCTCGATGCGTTCGATATCTTCCTGGTGCAAAGACAGTTCCTCGAGCGTACCGATAATCAGCTCATTGTGCTCCGATTTTTTACGTATCAACTGTTCCGTAACTGTAGTATATGAAAATATACATTGTAGTGTATTTTAACCCATAATAAAATGCCTTGTAATTACTTACTTCTAACCATAGTTTCACAAAACTTTGAAATCAGCTGCGAAAATCGTTGTATCTGGACGAGGTGTTTAGAAGCGTTTCCATGGAAACCGTTATTTGACCCAACACTCGTTTGCTTGGTTGATTGATCACTaggggaaaagcaaaaaactttgaaatagCATGCGCGAAAAGGATTATCAAACACGTGGGAAAATGTCACATTCAAAGAGAACGTTTGATGATCATCCAAATCGAAATCTTTAATGCCAATTCCATTGAAATTTCGGGCATTAAAACATTCACCTACACCTGAATCATAATAGTGATCAGGTTGAGGCGATAAGAATAGTGATTAAGGTAATCTCTTATCACGATGGTTTAAAACAGCTTTATCTTTCAACAGTGCTTTCTCTCTTGAAGAATAAATAAACTGCGTCAATTGCACGTGGTGGGAAAACCCCAAACAATTGACAGATTGCTTATCGCAGAATTCATCAAATTGCACGAAAATATATACACGAGTTgtgttcaatttgtttttgttttatactgttatttcatttctacTAGCTTAAAAGATAAACGGattccttttttcattttacaagGCAGTTAAAGAAGGCACACGTGAGTTGTTTCGGGCGACAGTCTATAGAGTTTCAGCGATGTGAGTACACGTGCGCACATCTAagggagagaaacaaaaatagtcACTCCAACTCATGGAACGACACCATCTCACGAAACGGactaaaaagaaatacatccAACAATCCTGCGTTTAATTGTACAGTCGTCTTGCCTAATTACTAATATGATGCCATtctaaataatttgtttacttCCTTTCATCACCTAGACCGGTTCTTCGCCGTTGTTAGTAGTATTCAATGAGATTTTGCTACCGGACACATATGCAgcaatagtgttttttttcgctcctaTTTTTGGTAATACAAAGATGTGTTCATTTGACGATAAACGCATCGTCTTTCAGGGCGAACGATTGTGTGATTCTCCTGTATGTGGATTGTCGCTTGCGCAATTAAGAGATAGCTGTATAAAATATGGAGCC
Proteins encoded in this window:
- the LOC125764561 gene encoding uncharacterized protein LOC125764561, giving the protein MSKSLVKKAFALAEQELVSKKHKTDEKATKRKASALELIPRHQKLVQLVGKRGKRVEKDMIHRREKLTVTDVRQQLANRRDPTEDNVKKLLMLTTSKLDDVSRETILKRARTGHYVSRVKVPKSNRHREGDTMAEEDTDNQDAAGGSVFTEEDFANFARELEKSSLLH
- the LOC125764516 gene encoding protein tilB, yielding MVRITEQLIRKKSEHNELIIGTLEELSLHQEDIERIEHIGHWCRDLKILLLQSNLIPKLENLNRLKKLEYLNVAINNIERIENLEALEALRKLDLTLNFIGELTSVESLQGNYCLRELFLTGNPCTDFPGYREYVITALPQLEQLDGQEITRSDRLRAGRNFSSLREQIVQHEALYKIERDEQRVRVQQTIAEQEESVRDLPDDDERKTNEFWQQKSEHCPETRIQMAKFSRRGKQHAARDVDQPDEQKRKRRLFAECGRPYSLNEPRLSFEFRDEPDRFELDLHLYKYLDTSLVDVDAQPNYVRVTVKGKVFQLALKHDIQTDRSTCQRSQTTGHMLVTMPKLHPERIIKPTTGKQTVSAPGVKTVSRSRNDTDLTGTVNIRNICNSTSNTKPSPINEEDEVPDLI
- the LOC125764494 gene encoding uncharacterized protein LOC125764494, coding for MVTEESDHPHHPEEEKTPTQEKDSNLLARTDSSEILIQSSMDDIFDVIKSGELSEVENLVEKVGQEALSARDKHGYTPAHWAALDGNVEMMRYLVERNAPVDLPCLGTQGPRPIHWACRKGHAAVVQVLLQAGVAVNAADFKGLTPLMTACMYGRTATAAYLLGMGAQNHLTDINGDTALHWAAYKGHADLIRLLMYSGVDLQKTDNFGSTPLHLACLSGNMQCVKILCEKRNLELEPRDKNGKTPVMLAQSHRNSEVVKLLHNEMKKKSRWMPPISEIWGMLFGGAGASKGPLILFLVSVLLWGYPMYMIRCIPITWNILRRSHYCFIYWNAVMWISWIIANRRDPGYIPLNSDTYYRAIKQIPYFDKWKKRNVILSRLCHSCRCLRPLRAKHCRICNRCVSYFDHHCPFIYNCVGLRNRMWFLLFVLSIAINCSFTIYFACYCVMIEGFSLLYVLGLLEAFVFCGLGWILTCTSILHACMNLTTNEMFNYKRYPYLRDKRGRYQNPFSRGPVLNLFEFFVCLPDRQDEQDYILDENL